The following is a genomic window from Bacteroidales bacterium.
ATTGAGTAACAGGAGCCCGGTAACCAGGCAAACTGTCTGCCATCTGCTGATAAACCTTTCTTTATACAGACCAAGTGCCTGTATTGCAGCACCTACAGGTAATAATGGCAGTAACCATACCACCCAGAGAAGTCCTTCCTTGTTTACAATAACACGAAGAAAAGGGACAAACTCCTGAAACTGATCCTCAGGTAAAGTGTCGAAGGCTGACAGCACCAGACATAAAGCTCCTTTATCAACGGCCAGAATGAAAGCTCCGAATAAACCTATTATACCTCCCCAAAAACCTAATCGTTTGCCTTCTCCCTGCAATACATTCATTATACTGATAAGAGATATCATTATTACCGGTACGGCAAACATTACAATTAAGTGCCCTATATGGAATACCGGATGATTATGAAACCTGCCAACCAGTTGTTCCACAGTCTGAAGCGCCTCAAGTTTTAAGATATTAGGGTGCATTAAAAAGCCAACAAGCAGCATCACCGGGAATGCAATAACTGAGACTCCAAATCCTATCTTTTTTATTGATTCTGTTTTCATAATAGTTTTATTTTATTAGTAATAAGTAATAAATATTACTACAAAGAAACTATTACAACTAGCTCATTCAAAAGGAAATATGATAAGCGGTTTTAAAAAAGGATAAGTGGTAATTCCGGATTAAAAGACCAGGATTTTTAAGCTTTATCATTCAATCGGATGAAAAACTGAAATAGTATTGTTGCTTTACTCGTTTCTTAAGGCTTCCACCGGGTTTCTTGTTGCTGCCTTCCAACTCTGCAAGCTTACTGTGCAAATAACTATAACTAATGCTATTAAGCCTGCCAGCAGGAAAATCCAGATATTTATCTCAGTTCTGTATGAAAAGTTTTGCAGCCATTCTTTCATTGCATATAAAGCAACCGGACAGGCAATTATAAAAGCAACTAATACCGGGATAATAACACTTTTATTTAATAATACTACGATCTCAAGTGCTCTGGCTCCATTAACTTTTCTTATTCCGATTTCTTTGATCCGCTGTTCTATTGAGAATGAGACCAATCCGAACAATCCAAGACAGGCAATAAAAATTGCCAGAATTGAGAAATATGCGATTAATAAATTGAATTTTTTTTCTGAATTATATAATGAGTCATATTCGTCATCAAGAAAATGATATTCAAAGGGAATGTCAGGAGAGAATTCATCCCAGGTCTTTTTTATATACTCAATACTCTTATCCTTATTTATTGCGTCTATCCTGAGATTAATGGCTCCATTCCATGGTGCAACCCATAATGCAGATGGAGGTATCTTCTGATGAAATGACGATGCATGAAAATCTTTCATTACCCCGATGATAACAACTTTGTGTCCAAACATTTCCAATTCAGTTCCGATTGGCTGAGTTAATTCAAATTCTTTTACAGCCGTTTCGTTTATTATCATTGCCCCATATTCATCAGTTCTGATATCCCATGAAAAATCTCTCCCTTCAATTATCTTCAATCCTAAAGTTTGCACAAAATCCTGGTCAACGGTCATTGTATAGAAGCTCCGTTCCTTATCATTAATTACACAACTATTTGTCATTGGAAAATTTTGAGCCAGCGATGTGTTCGAGGAAGCTATTTTAAAAATATTTGGATTTTGTAATAGCTTTTGTTTAAACGCGTCATAATTCTTATAAACTTTTGATCGGGCACTGGTATAAATAATATTTTCCTTGTCGAATCCGACATCTTTAGTTCTTAAATATCTTACCTGCTTTGTAATAATAATTGTACATATTATAAGAGCAATCGAAATGACAAACTGAAATACCATTAAGAACCTTTTAAAAAATTTTCCTTTGTTTCCTGATGTGGTTTCTTTTTTTAATGTTCTTAACGGGTTGAAGGATGAAAGCATTATAGCAGGGTATAATCCTGCTGTCAATCCAATTATCAAAGATCCGGATAGTAGTATTGCACTGATATAAAAATAGTCTTCCTGTCCGAATGATACTTTCCATCCAGATATTTTTTCAAACACAGGGCTTACCATTCCAACAATAAAAAGAGCCAGAAAGGTCGAAAGAAAGGATAATGCAACTGACTCGAAAAGCAATTGAAATACTAAATCTTTCCTTCCTGATCCGTAAACCTTCTTTATGCCAATTTCTATTGATCTGGATGATGACTTAGCTATGGAAAGATTAATAAAATTTACAATTGCTATGGTTATAACAATAACACCAATCACAAGTATCAAGAAGATGAACTGGCGTTTGCTGTTCCCGAAAAAAGGGACATCTCTTAATGGAATAAATTTCAGGTAATTTCCTATCTCAGCAACGTCAAAGGCTTCTGTAATAAGTAGTTTATCCTTTGCAATTTCAAGCCATGAAGGAATTACCTTTAATTTGAAATCATTGATTTTTGTATTTTTATTTAACTTGATGTATGTTGGATATCCCCAGTTCCCCCAATCTTCTTCCAGTTTTGGGGAACTAGAATATCTTGTGGCAAATGAAATTATTCCATTACATTTAATAGAAGAATTAGCCGGTGGGTCTTCTATTAAGGCTGTGATTATCAGATCAAGTTTTATAGCTCTGGTCTTACTAAAGAATTTTATAGTTTTTCCCATCGGGTTTTCTGTTCCAAAAATCTTTTCAGAAACGCTCTTTGTAAGCACAATACTGTTTGGATCTGCCAGCGCCTTCTTTTTATCTCCCAGTAATAAATTGAAGCTAAACATGTCAAAAAATGTACTGTCAGCATAAATTATATCTGTAACATCTATGCTTTTTTGTTGATTTTCTTCTGAATATTTCAGGATAGTGGCTGCCCCTCCACCAAACTCTTTATCCAATCTGACTATGTTTTCAATTTCGGGATATTTGTTTTGCAGCCATGCTGCAATCGGAGCACAGATATTAAATTCATCGCCTATATTGATTTCATAAATGCTCTCACGATTATTATGAAATCTATCATAACTAAGTTCGTTAAAGACATATATACCAGTTAGCATAAAAGTGGCAATCCCTGTTGCAAGACCAGCGATATTAATAAAAGATGAAAGTCTGTTCCTTTTAATATTACGCC
Proteins encoded in this region:
- a CDS encoding ABC transporter permease, translating into MNWKYLIIVWRNIKRNRLSSFINIAGLATGIATFMLTGIYVFNELSYDRFHNNRESIYEINIGDEFNICAPIAAWLQNKYPEIENIVRLDKEFGGGAATILKYSEENQQKSIDVTDIIYADSTFFDMFSFNLLLGDKKKALADPNSIVLTKSVSEKIFGTENPMGKTIKFFSKTRAIKLDLIITALIEDPPANSSIKCNGIISFATRYSSSPKLEEDWGNWGYPTYIKLNKNTKINDFKLKVIPSWLEIAKDKLLITEAFDVAEIGNYLKFIPLRDVPFFGNSKRQFIFLILVIGVIVITIAIVNFINLSIAKSSSRSIEIGIKKVYGSGRKDLVFQLLFESVALSFLSTFLALFIVGMVSPVFEKISGWKVSFGQEDYFYISAILLSGSLIIGLTAGLYPAIMLSSFNPLRTLKKETTSGNKGKFFKRFLMVFQFVISIALIICTIIITKQVRYLRTKDVGFDKENIIYTSARSKVYKNYDAFKQKLLQNPNIFKIASSNTSLAQNFPMTNSCVINDKERSFYTMTVDQDFVQTLGLKIIEGRDFSWDIRTDEYGAMIINETAVKEFELTQPIGTELEMFGHKVVIIGVMKDFHASSFHQKIPPSALWVAPWNGAINLRIDAINKDKSIEYIKKTWDEFSPDIPFEYHFLDDEYDSLYNSEKKFNLLIAYFSILAIFIACLGLFGLVSFSIEQRIKEIGIRKVNGARALEIVVLLNKSVIIPVLVAFIIACPVALYAMKEWLQNFSYRTEINIWIFLLAGLIALVIVICTVSLQSWKAATRNPVEALRNE